The following coding sequences lie in one Brevibacterium marinum genomic window:
- a CDS encoding alpha/beta fold hydrolase, whose translation MTDIATRLIGSSGERIVFLHGLFGRGKNFTSIAKALEPEFSSLLVDLPNHGDSEWTEDFSYVDMADSVASTIAEVTDPDDLPVHLVGHSLGGKVAMVLALRHPELIDRLAVVDIAPTAGGSLGVFEHLLSSLAELDLEQIESRSAADEALQEKIPEDAIRGFLLQNLRTTSAGYAWQPNLTLLHASLPTIGDFPATGEATFDGPVLWIAGEKSDYVSREDLPLMRSLFPRATLLTVKGSGHWVHSEKPQIFVSALQTFLTRR comes from the coding sequence GTGACTGACATCGCCACCAGACTCATCGGCAGCTCCGGTGAACGCATCGTGTTCCTCCACGGCCTCTTCGGCCGCGGCAAGAACTTCACTTCGATCGCCAAGGCCCTCGAACCCGAGTTCTCGAGCCTGCTCGTCGACCTGCCCAACCACGGAGACTCCGAGTGGACCGAGGACTTCAGCTACGTGGACATGGCCGATTCCGTAGCCTCGACGATCGCCGAGGTGACCGATCCCGATGACCTGCCCGTCCACCTGGTGGGCCATTCCCTGGGCGGCAAGGTCGCCATGGTCCTGGCCCTGCGCCACCCCGAGCTCATCGACCGACTCGCCGTCGTCGACATCGCACCGACCGCGGGCGGTTCGCTCGGTGTGTTCGAACACCTGCTCTCCAGCCTCGCCGAACTCGACCTCGAGCAGATCGAATCCCGCAGCGCAGCCGACGAAGCCCTGCAGGAGAAGATCCCCGAGGACGCGATCAGAGGATTCCTGCTGCAGAATCTGCGCACCACCTCTGCGGGATACGCCTGGCAGCCGAACCTGACGCTGCTGCATGCGAGTCTGCCGACGATCGGGGACTTCCCCGCGACGGGGGAGGCGACCTTCGACGGACCCGTGCTGTGGATCGCCGGTGAGAAATCGGACTACGTCTCGCGCGAAGACCTTCCGCTCATGCGTTCTCTCTTCCCGCGCGCAACGCTGCTCACGGTCAAGGGGTCCGGCCACTGGGTGCACTCCGAGAAGCCGCAGATCTTCGTCTCCGCTCTGCAGACGTTCCTCACCCGCCGATGA
- a CDS encoding FecCD family ABC transporter permease produces the protein MRSSHSPIDGPAETASGHRALPGRRALPGERINFGRPMLRVFGFRIDLRVVITSGLVALAALGCGFTALLLGEFSLTPGEVFQGLFGQADRRIVNTVVAEWRAPRVIAGIVLGAGLGVSGAVFQSLTRNPLGSPDIIGFSTGAYTGGIVTIIVFGTSFVSTAFGAIVGGILTALIVYLLTWKGGVQGFRLIIVGIALTAMLNAFNTWLIMRADLDLAMAAATWGAGSLNGMGWSTLLPAAIGTVILGLGCGLFSRDLGTLELGDDTSKALGVRNEPVRAALILVAVALVAVVTAAAGPIAFVALAAPQIGRRIAKAQGTSLLSAAAVGALLLVAADLIAQHGLGETQLPVGVVTVCIGGIYLIWLLIQEARKAQ, from the coding sequence GTGAGATCGTCGCACTCACCGATCGACGGCCCGGCCGAAACGGCGTCGGGGCACCGGGCGCTGCCGGGACGACGGGCACTGCCGGGGGAGCGGATCAACTTCGGCCGGCCCATGCTGCGCGTCTTCGGCTTCCGTATCGACCTGCGGGTGGTCATCACTTCGGGCCTCGTCGCCCTCGCGGCCCTGGGCTGCGGATTCACGGCCCTGCTGCTCGGAGAGTTCTCCCTGACACCCGGCGAGGTCTTCCAGGGGCTGTTCGGTCAGGCCGACAGGCGGATCGTCAACACCGTCGTGGCGGAGTGGCGCGCGCCGCGCGTCATCGCCGGTATCGTCCTCGGCGCGGGGCTGGGAGTCTCGGGTGCAGTGTTCCAATCGCTGACGCGCAACCCCCTGGGCAGCCCGGACATCATCGGCTTCTCCACCGGTGCCTACACCGGCGGGATCGTGACCATCATCGTCTTCGGCACGAGCTTCGTCTCCACCGCCTTCGGGGCGATCGTCGGCGGCATCCTCACCGCCCTCATCGTCTATCTCCTCACGTGGAAAGGAGGGGTCCAGGGCTTCCGTCTGATCATCGTCGGCATCGCCCTGACCGCAATGCTCAACGCCTTCAACACCTGGCTGATCATGCGCGCCGACCTCGACCTCGCCATGGCCGCAGCCACCTGGGGCGCCGGCTCGCTCAACGGAATGGGGTGGTCGACCCTGCTTCCTGCGGCCATCGGCACAGTGATCCTGGGCCTGGGCTGCGGACTCTTCTCCCGTGACCTGGGCACTCTCGAACTCGGCGACGACACGTCCAAGGCCCTCGGCGTCCGCAACGAACCCGTCCGTGCCGCACTCATCCTCGTGGCGGTGGCGCTCGTCGCCGTCGTCACCGCCGCGGCCGGGCCCATCGCCTTCGTCGCACTGGCCGCACCGCAGATCGGTCGCCGGATCGCCAAGGCTCAGGGCACCAGCCTGCTCTCGGCCGCCGCGGTCGGTGCTCTTCTGCTGGTCGCCGCCGACCTCATCGCTCAGCACGGCCTGGGCGAGACCCAACTTCCCGTCGGAGTAGTCACCGTGTGCATCGGCGGCATCTACCTGATCTGGCTCCTCATCCAAGAAGCTCGGAAGGCACAATGA
- a CDS encoding SRPBCC domain-containing protein — translation MAEAAKYPNEHIIRTRTIDAPASAIFAVLSDPTRHRDTEPTDWVRDAIDPDPITRTGQIFSMNMHVDAENGDYRIDNTVTTFDPDRAIAWDPGQADEDGHVDPGGWRWRYDLEETTSGTTVTLTYDWSRTTQEVRELFGGFPVVSPEFIDQSLQALEQAVTGAR, via the coding sequence ATGGCTGAAGCAGCGAAGTACCCGAACGAACACATCATCCGCACACGCACGATCGATGCCCCCGCCTCGGCGATCTTCGCCGTGCTCAGCGATCCCACCCGACATCGGGACACCGAACCCACCGACTGGGTGCGAGACGCAATCGATCCCGACCCGATCACCCGCACCGGGCAGATATTCTCCATGAACATGCACGTCGACGCCGAAAACGGCGACTACCGGATCGACAACACCGTGACCACGTTCGACCCCGACCGTGCCATCGCCTGGGATCCCGGCCAAGCCGATGAGGACGGACACGTCGACCCGGGCGGCTGGCGGTGGCGCTATGACCTCGAGGAGACGACGAGCGGGACGACGGTGACGCTGACCTACGACTGGTCCCGAACGACCCAGGAGGTCCGCGAGCTCTTCGGCGGCTTCCCGGTCGTCAGCCCCGAATTCATCGATCAGTCGCTGCAGGCTCTGGAGCAGGCGGTCACCGGCGCCCGGTGA
- a CDS encoding SufE family protein, with protein MSADTDAVRADNSDLPQSLTEIIADFAETEPGERLQVLLEFASDLPDLPARYSDHPELLEQVPECQSPIFLVTEVENPEKGGESIVKLHFSAPPEAPTTRGFAGILHEGLDGQSAEVVLSIPADLPLRLSMTDIVSPLRLRGMSGMLSRIQRQTSERIGKITGN; from the coding sequence ATGAGTGCCGACACGGACGCAGTCAGGGCCGACAACTCGGACCTGCCGCAGAGCCTGACCGAGATCATCGCCGACTTCGCGGAGACGGAACCCGGGGAACGATTGCAGGTGCTGCTCGAATTCGCCTCGGACCTGCCGGATCTGCCGGCGCGCTACAGTGACCATCCCGAGCTGCTCGAGCAGGTGCCCGAATGCCAGTCGCCGATCTTCCTCGTCACCGAGGTCGAGAACCCCGAGAAGGGCGGCGAGTCGATCGTGAAATTGCATTTCTCGGCACCGCCGGAGGCACCGACGACGCGGGGCTTCGCGGGCATCCTCCACGAGGGGCTCGATGGCCAGAGCGCCGAGGTGGTGCTCTCCATCCCGGCCGACCTGCCCCTGAGGCTGTCGATGACGGACATCGTCAGCCCGCTGCGGTTGCGCGGAATGAGTGGGATGCTGTCCCGGATTCAGCGTCAGACCTCGGAGAGGATCGGCAAGATCACAGGGAACTGA
- a CDS encoding META domain-containing protein has protein sequence MTNSVNGSWVSSKPGSTAFLKFTDDGSVSGSDGANRISTTWMADDSGAVIDSFLTTQRAVQGMERWVGRTHRVEADGEELKAFDQAGNHLGVLMRDADADEPDEGR, from the coding sequence ATGACCAATTCAGTCAACGGCAGCTGGGTCAGCTCCAAGCCCGGATCCACCGCATTTCTCAAGTTCACGGACGACGGATCAGTTTCGGGCAGCGATGGAGCCAACCGCATATCCACCACGTGGATGGCCGATGATTCAGGCGCAGTCATCGATTCGTTCCTCACCACTCAACGCGCGGTACAGGGAATGGAGAGATGGGTGGGCCGGACACACCGGGTCGAAGCCGACGGCGAGGAACTCAAGGCCTTCGACCAAGCCGGCAACCACCTCGGCGTCCTGATGCGGGACGCCGATGCTGACGAACCCGACGAAGGACGATAG
- a CDS encoding iron chelate uptake ABC transporter family permease subunit: MTGLATTTSATPSQRNGQQTTRALMIKRVVGLVVAIIALLAVVLASLAIGARDMAISEVLGAFFAPSGSDDQLVVLDLRLPRTVLGILVGMGLGLAGGLIQALTRNPLADPGILGVNAGASLAVAIGVGFFGITSINGYIWFAFLGALVATTGVYIIGSSGRNHSVDPIRLTLAGVAVAAVLTGLTKGILLTNERAFDAFRSWDVGAIAGRGFDTITAVAPFIIGGIVLALILAHSLNAVALGDDLAASLGTSVNRTRILTILTVTLLAGGATAAAGPIGFIGLMIPHIARWIVGPDQRWILSYSVILSPILLLVSDVLGRVVMKPGELQVGVVTAFVGAPVLIALVRRKKASGL, from the coding sequence ATGACCGGTCTCGCCACCACCACCTCGGCGACTCCATCTCAGAGGAACGGACAGCAGACGACACGGGCGCTGATGATCAAGCGCGTCGTCGGACTCGTCGTCGCGATCATCGCATTGCTCGCCGTGGTGCTGGCCTCATTGGCCATCGGCGCCCGTGACATGGCGATCTCGGAGGTCCTCGGAGCCTTCTTCGCACCCAGCGGCAGCGACGACCAACTGGTCGTGTTGGACCTGCGGCTGCCCCGGACCGTGCTCGGCATCCTCGTCGGCATGGGCCTGGGGCTGGCCGGCGGGCTGATCCAAGCGCTGACCCGCAACCCCCTGGCCGACCCGGGCATCCTCGGCGTCAACGCCGGGGCCTCACTGGCCGTGGCCATCGGTGTCGGATTCTTCGGAATCACGTCGATCAACGGCTACATCTGGTTCGCCTTCCTCGGTGCCCTCGTGGCGACGACAGGCGTGTACATCATCGGTTCCTCCGGCCGGAACCACAGCGTCGACCCGATCCGACTCACCCTCGCCGGCGTCGCCGTGGCCGCAGTGCTGACGGGGCTGACGAAGGGGATCCTGCTCACGAACGAGAGGGCCTTCGACGCCTTCCGCTCCTGGGACGTCGGCGCCATCGCCGGCCGCGGCTTCGACACGATCACTGCAGTCGCACCATTCATCATCGGCGGCATCGTCCTCGCGCTGATCCTGGCTCACTCGCTCAATGCCGTCGCACTCGGCGACGATCTGGCCGCCAGTCTGGGCACCTCGGTCAACCGCACACGCATCCTCACCATCCTCACGGTCACGCTTCTGGCCGGCGGAGCCACGGCCGCGGCCGGACCGATCGGCTTCATCGGACTGATGATTCCGCATATCGCCCGCTGGATCGTCGGCCCGGACCAGAGATGGATTCTCAGCTACTCGGTCATCCTCTCGCCCATTCTGCTCCTCGTCTCCGACGTGCTCGGGCGGGTGGTGATGAAGCCCGGCGAACTGCAGGTCGGGGTCGTCACCGCCTTCGTCGGCGCACCGGTGCTCATCGCGCTCGTGCGCAGGAAGAAGGCGAGCGGACTGTGA
- a CDS encoding NUDIX hydrolase, producing the protein MHFSDYDTRLAGYAVIVNEDREILLSWFNGGKEPAHALWTLPGGGIEFHESIEVGTIREIKEETGFDAELVRPLTTHTFTENRSNASRRRSAPRPFKGVRVVYQARITGGILGTLEVDGTTDRAEWLAIDSLTGIRHARIIDIGLEAWRTVA; encoded by the coding sequence ATGCACTTCTCCGATTACGACACACGACTCGCCGGGTATGCGGTGATCGTCAATGAGGACAGGGAAATCCTGCTCAGCTGGTTCAACGGCGGGAAGGAACCGGCGCATGCGCTGTGGACTCTGCCCGGTGGTGGGATCGAGTTCCACGAGAGCATCGAGGTCGGCACGATCCGCGAGATCAAGGAGGAGACGGGCTTCGACGCAGAACTGGTGCGGCCGCTGACGACGCACACGTTCACGGAGAACCGCAGCAATGCTTCTCGGCGCAGGTCGGCACCGCGTCCGTTCAAGGGCGTGCGCGTCGTCTATCAGGCCCGCATCACCGGGGGCATTCTCGGAACCCTCGAAGTCGACGGCACCACCGATCGGGCCGAGTGGCTGGCCATCGACTCGCTGACAGGCATCCGGCATGCGCGCATCATCGACATCGGCCTGGAGGCGTGGCGAACGGTGGCGTGA
- a CDS encoding sulfurtransferase has product MSTAIPADSTAKFAEYADGSRLVSTEWVAEHAGEPGLVIVESDEDVLLYETGHIPGAVKVDWHTELNDSVTRDYVDGEGFAALMSAKGIARNDTIVFYGDKSNWWAAYALWVFSLFGHEDVRLMDGGRAKWQAEDRELSTEKPRPEPSEYPIVDRDDSTLRAFLPEVRDSLGKRPLIDVRSPEEYTGERTHMPAYPEEGALRGGHIPSAASVPWAKAANEDGTFKSADELKAIYTDEAGLGRSDEVIAYCRIGERSSHTWFVLQHLLGYDNVRNYDGSWTEWGNVVGVPITTGPEAGEAPKR; this is encoded by the coding sequence GTGAGCACAGCGATCCCGGCCGATTCCACGGCCAAATTCGCCGAATACGCAGACGGATCACGACTGGTCAGCACCGAATGGGTGGCCGAGCACGCGGGTGAGCCCGGTCTGGTCATCGTCGAAAGCGATGAGGACGTCCTCCTCTACGAGACCGGGCACATCCCCGGCGCGGTGAAGGTCGACTGGCACACCGAACTCAATGACTCCGTGACCCGCGACTACGTCGACGGCGAAGGATTCGCCGCCCTCATGTCCGCCAAGGGAATCGCGCGCAATGACACGATCGTCTTCTACGGCGACAAATCCAATTGGTGGGCCGCCTACGCGCTTTGGGTCTTCTCCCTCTTCGGGCACGAGGACGTGCGCCTCATGGACGGCGGACGCGCCAAATGGCAGGCCGAAGACCGTGAGCTGAGCACCGAGAAGCCGCGCCCCGAACCGAGCGAATACCCCATCGTCGACCGCGACGACTCCACCCTGCGGGCGTTCCTGCCCGAGGTCAGGGACAGCCTCGGCAAGCGCCCGCTCATCGATGTGCGCAGCCCCGAGGAGTACACCGGAGAGCGCACCCACATGCCGGCATACCCCGAAGAGGGCGCACTGCGCGGTGGACACATCCCCAGCGCAGCATCGGTGCCGTGGGCCAAGGCCGCGAACGAGGACGGCACGTTCAAATCAGCCGATGAGCTCAAGGCCATCTACACCGACGAGGCCGGGCTCGGCCGCTCCGACGAGGTCATCGCCTACTGCCGCATCGGTGAACGCTCCAGCCACACCTGGTTCGTCCTCCAACACCTGCTCGGCTACGACAACGTCCGCAACTACGACGGTTCCTGGACCGAATGGGGCAACGTCGTCGGCGTTCCCATCACCACCGGACCCGAAGCGGGCGAGGCGCCCAAGCGCTGA
- a CDS encoding LPXTG cell wall anchor domain-containing protein, whose translation MQKKLVQSSLALTAATALGLGSAFVASPAMADSGPQKLDVQNDAHVQKALSGLEGVNAYGESDGKLNLGVEKKTDEIKDLAEKYDNINVVDGIKELKPYAKKDLVGGAGYLAEEPAGKSVCSTGFSGWDGDGNPIVLTAGHCSKVIDDASGEIDGDTKIADTEQPSTAEANGGEGFQPNNVGAIGEWGYHSYGSGDLLEGPEDDWTDPKPSDIDFAVINVDKDKYNVKNGVTDWSSADSDDLSTSLATDITEVGEHKDGTVEKSGRTTGHTEGEVIPFEEYPFEYSNVGGRWVHGFGVSSPSSDPFSQPGDSGGAVFQGDTAVGVISGGGPDSDGGEFGWVADLDYSLEQSGVDFNLEKPGEETPEAPAAPKAEDQTIEPKGDVTGKAEAGAEVEVKWEPAKGTQAKPQDGSETVKADEDGNFTVEGPEAAGEYDFTATAAVDGEDSKPVEFQVTVEEEETEAPAPDEREINVDPKEIVASEFVKEDEGVTVSVNGFEEGEKVTLEVASGPENVEGITLDETANENGAAAFSIYGTSETDPSVYLGKYDVKVTGANDTDEEKALNGSFNVVEDEDGNGGGGNDDGGNGDDGNDDGDNGNKDDDGNGAGGDGGSDLPRTGAELTGLAAGAGLLVVGGAAVVLTMRRNKKN comes from the coding sequence ATGCAGAAGAAACTCGTTCAGAGTTCGCTGGCACTGACCGCCGCCACGGCGCTCGGTCTGGGCAGCGCGTTCGTCGCATCCCCTGCAATGGCCGACAGCGGCCCGCAGAAGCTGGATGTGCAGAACGACGCACATGTGCAGAAGGCGCTCTCCGGCCTCGAAGGCGTCAATGCCTACGGCGAGTCCGACGGAAAGCTCAACCTCGGTGTTGAGAAGAAGACCGATGAGATCAAGGACCTTGCGGAGAAGTACGACAACATCAACGTTGTCGACGGCATCAAGGAACTCAAGCCTTATGCAAAGAAGGACCTCGTCGGCGGTGCCGGCTACCTGGCTGAGGAGCCTGCGGGCAAAAGCGTTTGCTCCACCGGATTCTCCGGGTGGGACGGCGACGGCAATCCGATTGTCCTGACCGCAGGACACTGCTCGAAGGTCATCGATGACGCCTCGGGCGAGATCGACGGTGACACCAAGATCGCTGACACCGAGCAGCCGTCCACCGCAGAAGCCAATGGCGGCGAAGGATTCCAGCCCAACAACGTCGGTGCCATCGGCGAGTGGGGATACCACAGCTACGGCAGCGGCGACCTGCTTGAAGGGCCCGAAGACGACTGGACGGATCCGAAGCCCTCCGACATCGACTTCGCAGTGATCAACGTCGACAAGGACAAGTACAACGTCAAGAACGGTGTCACCGACTGGTCGAGCGCAGACTCCGACGACCTGTCGACGAGCCTCGCCACCGACATCACCGAGGTCGGCGAGCACAAAGACGGCACCGTTGAGAAGTCCGGTCGTACGACCGGACACACCGAGGGTGAAGTCATTCCCTTCGAAGAGTACCCATTCGAGTACTCGAACGTCGGCGGACGCTGGGTCCACGGCTTCGGCGTGTCCTCACCTTCGTCTGATCCGTTCTCGCAGCCGGGTGACTCGGGCGGCGCCGTCTTCCAGGGCGACACCGCAGTCGGCGTCATCTCCGGCGGTGGACCTGATTCTGACGGCGGCGAGTTCGGCTGGGTTGCCGACCTGGACTACTCCCTTGAGCAGTCCGGTGTCGACTTCAACCTCGAGAAGCCGGGCGAAGAGACTCCCGAGGCTCCGGCCGCACCGAAGGCCGAGGACCAGACCATCGAGCCCAAGGGCGACGTCACCGGCAAGGCCGAGGCCGGCGCCGAGGTCGAGGTCAAATGGGAGCCTGCCAAGGGCACCCAAGCCAAACCACAAGACGGATCCGAGACGGTCAAGGCCGACGAGGACGGCAACTTCACGGTCGAGGGCCCCGAGGCCGCAGGTGAATACGACTTCACCGCTACCGCAGCGGTTGATGGTGAAGACTCCAAGCCCGTCGAGTTCCAGGTCACGGTTGAGGAAGAAGAGACCGAGGCTCCTGCTCCCGACGAGCGCGAGATCAACGTCGACCCCAAGGAAATCGTTGCTTCCGAGTTCGTGAAGGAAGATGAGGGCGTCACGGTCTCGGTCAACGGCTTCGAAGAGGGAGAGAAGGTGACCCTCGAGGTTGCTTCCGGTCCCGAGAACGTCGAAGGCATCACCCTCGACGAGACCGCCAATGAGAACGGCGCAGCGGCCTTCTCGATCTACGGCACGAGCGAGACCGATCCCTCGGTCTACCTCGGCAAGTACGACGTGAAGGTCACCGGAGCCAACGACACCGATGAAGAGAAGGCTCTCAACGGGTCCTTCAACGTTGTCGAGGACGAAGACGGCAACGGCGGCGGCGGAAACGACGACGGCGGTAATGGCGACGACGGTAACGATGACGGAGACAACGGCAACAAGGACGATGACGGCAATGGTGCCGGTGGAGATGGCGGATCTGACCTGCCTCGCACCGGTGCTGAGCTGACCGGCCTGGCTGCCGGTGCCGGACTCCTCGTTGTCGGTGGAGCCGCAGTTGTCCTGACCATGCGTCGGAACAAGAAGAACTGA
- a CDS encoding DUF808 domain-containing protein, translating to MAGGLFALLDDVAALVRLSAASLDDVAAGASRAGVKAAGVVVDDAAVTPKFVEGVNPKRELPIIKRIAFGSLFNKIVIILPIILLLSEFLPWLLTPLLMVGGTYLCFEGAEKIFEKFGWIEHHEEPKKESKHGRKDDGKDEKKIVRSAITTDFVLSCEIMVISLNEVANEALLPRAIILVIIALAITIGVYGTVALIVKMDDIGLHMAKKEKPGTQKFGRFLVKAMPKLLGGLAVVGTFAMLWVGGHIVLVGTDELGLHVLYDFVHHLEQPVAAVPAVGGFLGWLVNTFFSLILGAIWGSIVAGIAIGITALMNSGHKDDATAEDPDEGRGSSAT from the coding sequence ATGGCCGGCGGTCTTTTCGCACTCCTCGACGATGTGGCAGCTCTCGTCAGGCTCTCAGCGGCCAGCCTCGATGATGTCGCCGCGGGCGCATCACGGGCAGGAGTCAAGGCTGCGGGCGTCGTCGTCGACGATGCCGCGGTCACTCCCAAGTTCGTCGAAGGCGTCAACCCCAAGCGGGAACTGCCGATCATCAAACGCATCGCCTTCGGGTCGTTGTTCAACAAGATCGTCATCATTCTGCCGATCATTCTGCTGCTCAGCGAATTCCTTCCGTGGCTGCTGACGCCCCTGCTCATGGTCGGCGGGACCTATCTGTGCTTCGAGGGCGCGGAGAAGATCTTCGAGAAGTTCGGGTGGATCGAACACCACGAAGAGCCGAAGAAGGAATCCAAGCACGGCAGGAAGGACGACGGCAAGGACGAGAAGAAGATCGTCCGCTCCGCCATCACCACCGACTTCGTGCTCAGCTGCGAAATCATGGTGATCTCACTCAATGAAGTGGCCAACGAGGCTCTGCTCCCCCGCGCCATCATCCTCGTCATCATCGCCCTGGCGATCACAATCGGTGTCTACGGAACCGTCGCCCTCATCGTCAAGATGGACGACATCGGCCTGCACATGGCGAAGAAGGAGAAGCCGGGCACGCAGAAATTCGGCCGGTTCCTCGTCAAGGCGATGCCCAAGCTGCTCGGCGGGCTGGCAGTCGTCGGCACTTTCGCCATGCTGTGGGTCGGCGGACACATCGTCCTCGTCGGCACAGACGAACTCGGTCTCCACGTCCTCTACGACTTCGTCCACCATCTGGAACAGCCCGTGGCCGCGGTCCCGGCCGTCGGTGGTTTCCTCGGCTGGCTGGTCAACACGTTCTTCTCGCTCATCCTCGGTGCCATCTGGGGAAGCATCGTGGCAGGAATCGCCATCGGCATCACCGCGCTGATGAATTCCGGGCACAAGGACGACGCCACAGCAGAAGACCCCGATGAAGGCAGAGGCTCCTCAGCGACCTGA
- a CDS encoding ABC transporter ATP-binding protein: MSISAETTTNATSTAAPLAAHDLDLAYDHRQVISDLDVEIAPGRFTVIVGPNACGKSTLLRSLARLMTPVKGSVLLDGGNIAKMKTKHIAKRLGLLPQTSIAPDGITVGELVARGRHPHQSFLKQWTDQDETAVLSALRATNTEELSARQVDELSGGQRQRVWVAMVLAQETPLMLLDEPTTFLDLAFQIELLDLFSQLNSEHGHTLVAVLHDLNQACRYADEIIAMKDGGIVAQGAPAEIVTTELVHQVFGIDCTVIDDPVTGAPMIVPGKPKKTVADR, from the coding sequence ATGAGCATCTCAGCCGAAACGACCACGAACGCGACGTCGACAGCGGCTCCGCTGGCGGCCCACGATCTCGACCTCGCCTATGACCACCGGCAGGTCATCAGCGACCTCGACGTCGAGATCGCTCCGGGCAGATTCACTGTCATCGTCGGGCCCAACGCCTGCGGCAAGTCGACCCTGCTGCGCTCACTGGCGCGCCTGATGACCCCGGTCAAAGGCAGCGTGCTCCTCGACGGCGGCAACATCGCAAAGATGAAGACGAAGCACATCGCCAAGCGCTTGGGCCTGCTTCCGCAGACCTCGATCGCCCCCGACGGCATCACGGTAGGTGAGCTCGTAGCGCGGGGGCGCCACCCGCACCAGTCTTTTCTCAAGCAGTGGACGGACCAGGACGAAACCGCCGTGCTCTCGGCCCTGCGAGCCACGAACACCGAGGAGCTCTCCGCACGCCAGGTCGACGAACTCTCCGGCGGTCAGCGCCAGAGAGTCTGGGTGGCCATGGTCCTGGCGCAGGAGACGCCGCTGATGCTGCTCGACGAGCCCACAACATTCCTCGATCTGGCCTTCCAGATCGAACTGCTCGACTTGTTCTCCCAGCTCAACAGCGAACACGGACACACACTTGTCGCCGTGCTCCACGACCTCAACCAGGCATGCCGCTACGCCGATGAGATCATCGCGATGAAAGACGGCGGCATCGTGGCTCAGGGCGCGCCGGCCGAGATCGTCACCACAGAACTGGTCCATCAGGTCTTCGGCATCGACTGCACCGTCATCGACGACCCGGTCACAGGAGCACCCATGATCGTTCCCGGCAAACCGAAGAAGACCGTCGCGGATCGCTGA
- a CDS encoding META domain-containing protein yields the protein MPIDTDKRPSNALRRVLGVAVLGLALPLAACGTGSEPSEPTSSTAAEPSTPSDSADSAAPDPTGRWSSPEAGDPFLEFSEDGQVKGSDGCNRIETTWEVDGDKILITPFTTTQKACAGVDMWLSEASSATIEGDVMKIADSGGDVVGGLEKEDQ from the coding sequence ATGCCTATCGACACTGACAAAAGGCCTTCGAATGCGCTCAGACGTGTGCTCGGAGTCGCTGTCCTCGGCCTTGCCCTGCCCCTCGCTGCCTGTGGAACGGGTTCCGAACCGAGCGAGCCCACCAGCTCCACAGCAGCGGAGCCCAGCACTCCCTCGGATTCGGCGGACTCTGCGGCACCCGATCCCACCGGCCGCTGGTCCTCACCGGAGGCCGGGGACCCGTTCCTCGAGTTCTCCGAAGACGGACAGGTCAAGGGCTCCGACGGATGCAACCGCATCGAGACGACATGGGAGGTCGACGGAGACAAGATCCTCATCACCCCCTTCACCACGACCCAAAAGGCCTGCGCGGGAGTGGACATGTGGCTGTCCGAGGCGTCGTCGGCGACCATCGAAGGCGACGTCATGAAGATCGCCGACTCCGGCGGGGACGTCGTCGGAGGATTGGAGAAGGAAGACCAATGA